In Phyllostomus discolor isolate MPI-MPIP mPhyDis1 chromosome 2, mPhyDis1.pri.v3, whole genome shotgun sequence, the following are encoded in one genomic region:
- the CRYGS gene encoding gamma-crystallin S isoform X1, producing MQTRSLHEITFYEDKNFQGRHYDCDCDCADFHLYLNRCNSIRVEGGTWAVYERPNFAGYMYILPRGEYPEYQHWMGLNDRLGSCRAVHLSSGGQYKIQIFEKGDFNGQMYETTEDCPSIMEQFHMREVHSCKVLEGAWIFYELPNYRGRQYLLDKKEYRKPIDWGAASPAVQSFRRVVE from the exons ATGCAGACCAGAAGCTTACATGAA ATTACTTTCTATGAAGACAAAAATTTTCAAGGCCGCCACTATGACTGTGATTGCGACTGTGCAGATTTCCACCTGTACCTGAATCGCTGCAACTCCATTAGAGTGGAAGGGGGCACCTGGGCTGTGTATGAAAGGCCCAACTTTGCTGGGTACATGTACATCTTACCCCGGGGCGAGTACCCTGAATACCAGCATTGGATGGGCCTCAATGACCGCCTCGGCTCCTGCAGAGCTGTTCATCTG TCTAGCGGAGGCCAGTATAAGATTCAGATCTTTGAGAAAGGGGATTTTAATGGTCAGATGTATGAAACCACTGAAGATTGTCCTTCCATCATGGAGCAATTTCACATGCGAGAGGTCCACTCCTGCAAGGTGCTGGAGGGTGCCTGGATCTTCTATGAGCTACCCAACTACCGTGGCAGGCAGTACCTCCTGGATAAGAAGGAGTACCGGAAGCCCATCGACTGGGGTGCGGCTTCCCCAGCTGTCCAGTCGTTCCGCCGTGTTGTGGAGTAA
- the CRYGS gene encoding gamma-crystallin S isoform X2, which yields MSKTGTKITFYEDKNFQGRHYDCDCDCADFHLYLNRCNSIRVEGGTWAVYERPNFAGYMYILPRGEYPEYQHWMGLNDRLGSCRAVHLSSGGQYKIQIFEKGDFNGQMYETTEDCPSIMEQFHMREVHSCKVLEGAWIFYELPNYRGRQYLLDKKEYRKPIDWGAASPAVQSFRRVVE from the exons ATGTCTAAAACTGGAACCAAG ATTACTTTCTATGAAGACAAAAATTTTCAAGGCCGCCACTATGACTGTGATTGCGACTGTGCAGATTTCCACCTGTACCTGAATCGCTGCAACTCCATTAGAGTGGAAGGGGGCACCTGGGCTGTGTATGAAAGGCCCAACTTTGCTGGGTACATGTACATCTTACCCCGGGGCGAGTACCCTGAATACCAGCATTGGATGGGCCTCAATGACCGCCTCGGCTCCTGCAGAGCTGTTCATCTG TCTAGCGGAGGCCAGTATAAGATTCAGATCTTTGAGAAAGGGGATTTTAATGGTCAGATGTATGAAACCACTGAAGATTGTCCTTCCATCATGGAGCAATTTCACATGCGAGAGGTCCACTCCTGCAAGGTGCTGGAGGGTGCCTGGATCTTCTATGAGCTACCCAACTACCGTGGCAGGCAGTACCTCCTGGATAAGAAGGAGTACCGGAAGCCCATCGACTGGGGTGCGGCTTCCCCAGCTGTCCAGTCGTTCCGCCGTGTTGTGGAGTAA